GGCATAGATTGGGCGGAGTACGAGGAGAACGAGGCCATGGTGACAAGCATAACTCCGAACGAGGTCCAGCTCATGGACATGGAGACCTACGAGACCTATGAGCTTGAAAAGCCCAGGATAGAGCTTAGAGAGGGCGAGGTCTACAGGATGGTCGAGGTGAAGGGTAGAAAGTACTTCCTGCGGAGAAGGGAATGACTCGCTTTTGTCCCACCAACTTTTTTAACCGAAGGTTTTGAACCTCTTTTGGTGATGCTCATGAGAAAGACAGTCGTTATCATAGGTGGTGGAGCAGCTGGAATGAGCGCTGCATCTCGCATCAAGCGCCTGAAGCCGGAATGGGACGTTAAGGTCTTTGAAGCAACAGAATGGGTCAGCCACGCTCCCTGCGGAGTTCCATACGTGGTAGAAGGAATCTCGCCGAAGGAGAAGCTCATGCATTATCCGCCGGAGGTCTTCATCAAGAAGCGCGGCATAGACCTCCACATGAAGGCGGAGGTAATAGAGGTCGAACAGGGTTCCGTAAGGGTTCGCGAGGGGGACGGGGAACACACCTACGAGTGGGACTACCTCGTCTTCGCCAATGGCGCCTCTCCTCAGGTTCCGCCCATAGAGGGAACCGAGCTTAAGGGGGTTTTCACCGCGGACCTCCCTCCGGATGCCGTCGCCATAAAGGAGTACTTTGAGAAGAACGACGTTAAAAACGTCGTCGTCATCGGAACAGGTTACATAGCCCTCGAGATGGCCGAGGCATTTGTCGCCCAGGGCAAGAACGTAACGCTCATCGGCAGGAGCGAGAGAATTCTCCGGAAGACCTTCGACAAGGAGATTACCGACATTGTAGAGGAGAAGCTCAAAGCTCACCTCAACCTCCGCCTGCAGGAGCTGACGATGAGGATAGAAGGTGACGGAAGGGTCGAAAAGGTAGTCACCGACGCCGCTGAGTATCCTGCTGACCTTGTTATAATCGCGACGGGCATAAAACCCAACACCGAACTAGCCAGACAGCTCGGAGTTAGAATAGGCGAAACTGGGGCAATCTGGACGAACGAGAAAATGCAGACAAGTGTTGAGAACGTCTATGCAGCTGGAGATGTAGCCGAGACTCGGCATATCATAACCGGCAGGCGTGTGTGGATTCCGCTGGCTCCGCCCGGCAATAAGATGGGGTACGTGGCTGGGAGCAACATCGCCGGCAAGGAAATAACCTTCCCGGGTGTCCTTGGTACCAGCATAACCAAGTTCCTTGACCTTGAGATAGGTAAGACTGGCCTAACTGAAGCTGAGGCGGTAAAAGAGGGCTACGACGTTAGAACCGCCTTCATAAAGGCGAAGACGAGGCCGCACTACTATCCTGGAGCTAAGGAGATCTATCTCAAGGGCGTCGTTGACAACGAGACCAACAGGCTGCTCGGCGTTCAGGCCGTCGGTGGGGAGATACTGCCAAGGATTGATGCTGCAGCGGCCATGATTCAGGCGGGATTCACCACGAAGGATGTTTTCTTCACGGATCTGGCCTACGCTCCACCGTTCGCCCCGGTCTGGGACCCGCTGATCGTTCTCGCAAGAGTTCTTAAGTTCTGAAGCTCTTTTTTACAGCTCTTTTACCTCCTCAGTAGCAGTACGCTCCCACCCAAAAGGGCCACCCCAAGGCCAAAGGTCATGCCAAAGCCGAAGGCCGAGACGACATATCCGCCGAGGGCACTCCCGGCTATGTAACCAGCAGAGCTCACGACGTTGTAGGTCCCCATGGCGCTTCCATTTTCCTTTTCACCAGCCTTTTCACTAACTATGGCCGTGGATGAGACGCCTATGAAGGTCCAGGAGTAGCCAGCCAGAGCGTATGAGACGAACGCCAGGGGGAGCAGTGCTGGAGAGATCAGCGCGCCGACGGTGATTGCTACGAACGCCCCCGTCCTGAGAAGGAGGCCTTTTCTGAGCGTTCCTTCCTTGTTTTCACCCATGCTCATCCCGACGCGAGTGTAGTTGAGGGCTGCTATGGTGGAGTTGACGATCAGGGCAAGGTAAATGATTTCTCTGGTGAAGCCGTTCTCCGTAAGGAGCACGGGGACCTGCGGGAAATACAGTCCTGCCGCTATCCAGAAGAGCAGAAACGATATGTAGAACCTTTTCAGACCGTTTGGAAGGCTTAAGTTGGTGTGGAGGATGAAACTCGGGAAGTAGCGAGCCTTCTCGATGACGTAGTTGCCGAATGCTCTTATGGCTTTTCTGTTGACGTATATCGGAACCTCGCGTATCATCCTCTGGGCCATGAACACCGATGGCAGACCGAGGAGGGCGAATGCTACGAACAGCTGGGGAATCGTGAGAAACCTTGACAGGCCGAAGCCGAGAACTAGACCGAGCACCCAGCCCCAGCCGCTTATCTCGTTAAACTTCCCTATGCCGTAGTCCCAGCTGTGCTTTCTGACGCTCCTTAAAACCAGGGCTATCGGCACGGAAAGCGTCGATGCAAGGAAGAATGCGTAGGCAGTGTTTATAGCGATGAGCTGAGCCGGTGTTTTGACGAATGCCATAAGCGTTAGGAAAACTGGCACGCTCGCGAAGCCGAGCAGTATGAAGGGTTTCCTCCTTAGAGTCTTATCACTGAGCTTTCCCCAGAAAAGGGCGCCGAGCATCGATGCCAAGCTCGCCAGTGCGAAAGTAAGACCGACGGTTGAGGCGTTCCCGCCAAGCTCAAGGAGATACAGGCTGACCAAGGCGGAACTTCCACCCGTGGCTACCTTGAATGGCACGAAGGAGTAAAACCACCGCGGCATCTTGGGAACGTAGCGGTAGCGGTTCGAGACCATTGCGTTTCTAACCGCAACCGAAACTCTCTGACTCATTTTCTCACCTTGAGGCCTTCGGGAGTCGCTTTCGGTTTAAAAAGATTTGTGACACGGAGAAGACTATAATGTTCAGAATTGTTCATTGAATATGTGTAGAAGAAACGACAAAAGAAGAAAACTCCATCAAGCTCAACGACGTACTTCTTGCTCTCGTCGGAGAATCCCTGAAGCAGCCAAGCTTCAGCTGGAGTATTGCATTTTCGATGTTCACAACCTTCATCGAGGCTATGTGTGTTACCCCTGTGCCCTTAAAGAACTCGGGAAGAACCTGGCCTGTTGGACCGGTCAAGAGAAGATTCTGGCGTTTTTAGCCCTGTCAAGTAGCATGTCGATGGTTCCGTTCAGGATGCAGGTTGCACTTGCCATTACTGCATCGACCTCCGGCAAAAGCCAGTACTCCCGCGAGTCACTCAGTTTTTCGTTTACGGACAATTGTACCAAAAAGCTTAAATTCTCTTTCATATGTAAGTTTTTGATGTATGGAACGGAAACTCATCGCGGCATTCATCCTTTGCATCCTGTTCACTGCCCTTCCCTTCGTGGTTAAATGGGAAGAGAAAAGGCTTTCCAGCACCACCTCAGTTCTTCCGTCTAATTCCTCTGTAATCGCGTCAAACGGCGTCATATACGCTGGATCTGCAGTTTCTCATGAGGGTTCCGATTTGCTCTGTGTGGTTCCAGCTGAGGCCTACGTTCCTGAGCCTGGGACGGAGGTTATCCTCAATGTTACCGTGAAGTTCAAACACGCCCAGCCCTGTCCGTACTCTGATTGGGAGATAGTTACGGAGAATCCCGAAAACGTTGAGGTCATCAACGAGACTGAGACGGAGCTCCTTGACCCATACACAGCTTTCAAGCAGTACACCGTCAGAGTTCTCGGCAACGGCACCCTTGACGTCGTGTTTAAATACGGCAGTGGCTGTCCCTACGGTACTGAGGAGAGGGTAACCATCGGGTTCTACATCGGACAGCCCCCCGAGGATATCAATCTCACCGTGACGAATCCCGAGGAAGTGCTCAACGTCACGACTTTGAACATCACAGGCGTCGTTGAGGAGGTCAACTTGAGTGACCGCTATTTTGTCGTGGAGGGGCAGACGATAGTGGTGAGGGGCAAGTGGACGGGGCCGGATGGGGCTGAATACAACTGGAAGGACATGCTTCTCCTTCTCCACGTTGGAGAGAGGGTTGAAGTCCTCGCAAGTTATGAAGATAATGAACTGAAGGCGGACGTTATCATAATAAACGGTCAGAGGTTTGTGAGGGGGTAGTGCCATGAGCTATAAGCTGAGGATGTGGGTTTCACTCACCCTTTTTGCTCTATGGTTAATTACAGGAATAACAGGAATAATTCTGCTGGTTGCTCCACTGGCAGCTCAATTCGGGTTAAACCTGCCGGTTAGTCTGGCCGATACCCTCCACACATACATCGGCTTCGCCTTCTTCGGGCTGTCGTTCGTCCACATAGCCCTTAACTGGTCTGCGATGAAGGCCTACTTCAGGAAGCTCCGTTCGTGAGCAAAGTTTATACGCTTTTAGGCTAACCTAATTCTGGTGGTGCCATGATAGCCTTTGGTCCAGTTCCATCGAGAAGGTTAGGAAAAAGCTTGGGTGTCAACAACATTCCCGACAAGGTCTGCTCCTACGCCTGCGTTTACTGTCAGATAGGAAGAACACTGAGGATGGAGGTCGAGAGGAGGGCTTTTTACGAACCGGAATTCATCTTCGAGGAAGTTCGGAAAAAGGTAGAAGCCGCTGAGGAGCTGGGGGAGAGAATAGACTACATAACTTTTGTTCCAGACGGCGAGCCAACTCTCGATGCAAACCTGGGAAAAGAAATCGAACTTTTGAAGGAGCTTGGCATCCCTTTGGCGATACTCACGAACTCCTCGCTGATATGGCGTGATGATGTCAGGGAGGAACTCCTGAGCTTCGACTTCGTCTCGTTGAAGCTCGATGCGGTGAGCGAAAGCCTCTGGCGCAGAATAGACAGGCCTCACAAGAGCCTGAGCCTTGAGAAAATCTTGGACGGAATGCTCGAATTTGCAGCGGACTTCACCGGAAAGCTTGTAATCGAGAGCATGCTGGTCAACGTGGATTACGGCGATGAGTTCAAGAGAATCGCCGAGTTCTTGGAGGAGCTGGACCCAGACAAAGCTTACATAGCCATCCCCACGAGGCCCCCCGCGGAATCCTGGGTAAAGCCGCCAAGCGAGGAAACGATAAACGATGCTTTTCAGGCCTTTGCTGGTGTCCTGGGGGAGAATAGGGTGGAGTACCTCATAGGCTATGAAGGCAACGCTTTCGCTTTCTCGGGCAACGTTGAGGAGGACATACTGAGCATCACCGCTGTTCATCCTATGCGTGAGGAGGCCGTTAGGGAGCTCCTGAGGAAAGCCCATGCTGACTGGAGCGTCGTTGAGAAGCTTTTGAGGAGGGGTCTGCTGATAGAGCTGGACTATAACGGGGAGAAGTTCTACATGAGAGCTCTGGAAAGCAGGAGAAAACCTTAATTACCTGCTCGAGCGAGTCTATTTGGGAGAGCCATGTGCGAGTATACCTACGAAAGCGGTAAAAAGTGCAGGTTGAAGTCCCTTGAAGGCTCTAAGTACTGCGCCCTCCATATCCCCTACGACGAGGGCGAACGCCTGTTCGGGGAGGATATAAAGCGCATCAAAGAGGAAGCCTTTCTCAAGAGGTTGAAGGAGGGTCAGACATACTTTGAGGGTGTCTACCTGTATGAAGTTAAAATAAGTGAGTTCAGGGCTGAAAAACCGATAGTCTTCAAAAACTCGCGGATTAAGACAATTCTATTCGACGATGTTACAGTTCCGGGAATTACTTTCTACAACTCCTACGCAGGCAGAATAGTCGTCTTTGAGAGTAAGGTCGGAACGCTCCTTGTCCATGGTTCCAATGTCTTTGGCCTCAATATTCTCCGCGTGAGGTTCTCGAACTCGATATACGTCAGGAACTCGAGCGTCCGGTATCTCATGATTAACTCGACAGAGTACGTTGGAAAGGCCGAGAAGAGTGAGGAGGAATACGGTGAGAGAAAGACGGCAACGGGCAGGATAGAGCTTAGCAATCTGGATAACGTTCGCAGAATAGGTGTGAACGTCAGGTATCCACTTATGAAGCGCATTCTCGAGGAGCACGGCATAACACCCTCTGGCTCGTCGGAGAGGAGTGTGAAAGCAACGGTACTCGCCTTCAGGGACGTCAGGTTTGACCAATCCGCGCGCTTTAAGAGGCAGGTTAGACTGAGCGTGAGGCACTTCCATGGCCAGCTCGTCCTTGAAAACCTCAATGTCTTTGGTCACGCTGAAATTCTTGGCGGCAGGATAAAGTCCCCTGAGTTCGTTCACGTCATCGTGATGGGTAACTTCATTTTCAGAAGGGTTGGCTTCTACGGCGATGCCACCTGGAACGTGACGGTTCTGCCCCACCTTCCCCTCGAGCTAAACGTTCAGGGCTTCGTTGTCGTTGAGGACTGCCGCTTCAACAACCCGAGGATGGCGGAGATATTCTACAGGATAGCGAGAACTAGCTGGGAGCGGAACGGTGATCTAGAGCGTGCCGATGAGTATTATTACAAAGAAATGGTTTCCAGAAGGCAGTCCCGCCTCACAGCGAGGGTGAGGGGAATTAAGAAGGTCCTGCTGAAGCTGGAGGCGACCTTTGAATGGCTCTTCGCCGATTTGACATGCAAGTACGGAATGGACTGGAAGAGGCCGATACTGTTATGGCTCGCGGCCGTTAACGTCTTCTTCCCGCTCCTCTTCTTCTTAACCCAGAGCGTGGAAGGCATTTCAGGTAACATGGGATTTCTCGACTACGAGTACTTCAGCGTTGTGACCGCCACCACTCTTGGCTATGGCGACTACCACCCCGTGGGAGTGGGCAGGGTTATAGCGTCCGTTGAGGCGCTGTTCGGAATGTTCATGTGGGCAGTGTTCCTTACCGTCTTTGCCAGGAAATACATGAGGTGAGTCCATGAAGGTCGGGCTGATCATCAACCCCATAGCGGGCATGGGAGGCAGGGTTGCCCTGAAGGGCACCGACGGAGTCGTTGAGGAAGCGATTAAGCGCGGTGCGAGACCGGTAACTTCTGATCTGGTCAGGCTCTTCCTGGAAGAGCTTTCCCACTATGAAGAAGCCCGCTCGATAGAGTTCCTTACCGGACCAAATGGTCTCGGTGAGGATGTTTTGAGGGAGTTCAACTTCCCTTTTGAGGTGATACAACACAGGGAAATAAGCCCTCGTGAAATCCTCGGAGTTAAGATACCGGATACAAGTTCGGAAGACACGCGGGAGCTCGCCAGGCGCATGCTCGGGAAGGTTGAGCTCATAATCTTCGCTGGCGGAGATGGAACGGCAAGGGACGTTCACTCGGCCGTCGATGAGAAGGTTCCGATTCTGGGAATTCCTACCGGTGTCAAGATGTACTCGGGAGTTTTTGCAACCTCCCCGGAGGATGCCGCAAGGGTTCTGGTGGAGTGGCTCAGGGGGCGGGCAAAGCTCGTGGAGAGGGGGGTTAAGGACATAGATGAGAATGCCTACCGCCACGATGAGGTTAAAGCAAGGCTCTATGGAAAAGCCCTCGTCCCCTACGTCGAGACCCTTGTCCAGGGGAGCAAGGAAGCGACCCCACTCGACGAGGAGGAAGAGCTTGAAGCTATAGCCGAGGCATTGGCCGAGGAAATCCTTGAAAGCGATGGGATTTACTTCCTCGGTGCTGGCTCGACGGTAAAGAGAATAAAGGAGAAGCTCGGTATAGAGGGAACCCTTCTTGGTGTCGACGTAGTCCAGGTGAAGGACGGAGAGGCTGAGCTTTTAGTTAAAGATGCCACCGAGAAAGACCTTCTGGAGTTTGCTGACAGAAATCCCAGGATAGTTGTCACTGTGATCGGGGGTCTTGGATTCCTCTTTGGCAGGGGCAACCAGCAGTTTTCTCCAGAAGTCCTGAGGCGCATTCCAAAGGAGAACATAATCGTCGTTGCGACGCCTTCAAAGATTGAAAACGGTACCATCAGGGTATATACCGGTGATAAGAAGGTCGATGAGAAGCTCAGGGGTTATATCAGGGTTCGTGTAAGCCCCTGGATGGAGCGGATGGTGAGGGTTATTTAGATAGGTCTCTCAGGCATAGAACAATAAACATAGGGAAAGGGCATTAGGTCTTCAGACCATTTACCAGCTCCTCCATGACTCCGAGGAAAGTTTCGACCTCTTCGAGGCTGTTGTAGACATGGAATGAAGCCCTCACCGTCCCGTTTATTCCAAGCTTTTTCATCACCGGCAAAGCACAGTGGTGGCCGGAGCGGACCATTATGTTGTGGTCGTCGAGTATAGCAGCGACGTCGTGGGGGTGAAGTCCAGGCACATTGAAGCTTACGACTCCTGCATGCTTCTTCAGGTCCTTCGGTCCATACCACGGGACCCCGAGCTCGTCGAGGCCTTCGGTGGTTCTCTTAACAAGCTTGTGCTCCTGTCTCTCGATTCTGCCCAGCCCAATCCTCTCGATGTAGCGGATTCCTGCTGCGAGGCCTATCGCACCACCTATGTTCGGCGTTCCGGCCTCGAAGCGCTCTGGCGGCTCTGTGAGCTTATAGCCGTCTAGACTAACGTCCTCAATAGTCCCACCGCCTATGAGGGGCGGCTCGAAGGTATCAAAGAACTCTTCCCTGATGTATAGCACGCCTATTCCAGTCGGCCCCATGGGCCCCTTGTGGCCGGAGAAAGCCAAAAAGTCCGCGTGGAGCTTCTTAACGTTAACCTCCATATGGCCGGCGCTCTGGGCGGCATCGACTACGAATATCGCGCCTTCATCCTTGGCCATCTTTCCGAGCTCCTCCACCTCGTGGATTACTCCCAGCGCGTTCGAGACGTGCTGAACAGCGACAAGCTTCGCTCCCTTTATCTTCTTTTCCGCATCGCTTAAATCAAGGTTGCCCTCGTCGTCGCCCTCTATGAACTCCAGCTTAAGGCCGAGTTTCTCGGCCAGGCGCTGCCAGGGAAGCAGATCGGAGTGGTGCTCGTAGGGAGTGGTTACGATTTTGTCGCCCTTCTTGAAGATGTGCTCCAGACCGAGGGCGGCTAGGTTTAAACTCTCGCTCGTGTTCTTTGTGAAGGCTATTTCTTCGAACTTGGCCCCGATGAAGTCCGCAACGATCTTTCTGGACTCCTCGTACTTGTGCGTCGCCATCTGGGAGAGCCTGTGGACGCCCCTGTGAACGTTGGCGCGGTACTTCAGGTAGTACTCGTCCATGGCCTCAACCACTGGCTTCGGCGTGAGTGAAGTGGCTGTGTTGTCGAAGTAAATCACCTCGCTCGTCAGGGGTATGTCCTTCCTAACATCCTCCGGAATCCTCATGAAATCACCTCCAGTATTCCGGCGCAGTCGTATATGGTTCTAGCCATCTCCTCACCTTTCTTCGAATCCTCGAGGAGTTTGATGATTATCTTGCCGCTTGGATAGACGCTGACCTCATAGCCTTCCATCTCGAGGATTAGCATCATCCCTGGAATGAGCTTTTTGATTACGTAGCCCTTTTCCTTCAGGCACTGGGCCGTCCCGGTAAGGTCAACTTTGATCTTTCTGTCCCAGGAATATGCCCCAATCACGATACCCTTCATTGTAACGCAGGGTTTGGCGATTATCATGCTCCCACCGATTGAGAACTCGGAGGGAGACGATTTATAACTTTCCTAAACCCAAGGTTAAGGACAAAAATGGGAAAATCAGCAAACCCTCGGAACGGGGTCTCCCGCAGGCGGCTCAAGGAATCTCTTTCCGCCTATGCCGGTCTCAACTAAGACCTTTCCGCGGTAGTCCTCTATAACCTCACCAATTATCGCCGCGTTCTTTCCTTTCTCCGTCTTTCTCATAGCCTCTAGTGCTTCCTCAGCGTGCTCTTTCGGAACTATCATCACGACCTTACCCTCGTTTGCTACATCGAATGGGCTTATGCCGAGCATCTCACTTGCCGCTCTGACTTCGGGCTTTATCGGCACGTCGGCTTCCCTTATCAGTATCCCAACGTTTGCCTTCCTGGCCATCTCGTTGAGGGCGTTGCTTAAACCACCCCTCGTGGGGTCCTTCATGGCGTGGATGTTCTCCCAACCGATGGCCTTTGCAACTGCCTCAACGACCTCCCAGATTGGGGCCACGTCGCTCTTAAGCTCGGTCTCGAAGCTTATCCCTTCGCGATGGCTCATCAGTGCTATTCCGTGGTCGCCTATCGTCCCGCTGATGAGGACGGCGTCGCCGACCTTCGCCCCAGCGTCGCTTATAGGTCTCTCTGCGATTCCTATGCCTGCCGTTATGACGAACATGCCTATCTCATCCTCGACGACCTTCGTGTCGCCTGTGACTATTGGAACGGGCACTTCACTGGCGGTTTTGTCCATCGAGCGGAGGATTTTTTTCAGGTCTTCCCCGTCGAAGCCCTCCCCGATTATCATTGAGTTCGCCAGCGCGAGGGGCTTTGCGCCCATAACGGCTAAATCGTTCACCGTTCCGCTAACTGCCAGGCGTCCTATGTCTCCCCCCGGAAAGAAGAGGGGCTTCACGGTGTGGCCGTCGATGGTGAAAACGATGTGTTTATCCCCGAAGGGTATTGTGGCCCCGTCGTCGAGGGCATCCAAGCCGATTCCACCCGCAGATTTCAGGCTGAGGTTCTTCAGTATGACGTCTCTCAGGAGCTCCTCCATTATTTCTCCACCGGCTCCGTGTTCGAGCTTGATTTTCATGCTTATCCCTCCATTTTCATCTTGATGGTGAGCACCTTTAACTTTTTCACAGCATCAGGTCTTCCTTCGTTAGATATCCCTCCAGGTAAAGTCCACCGAAGAAGGCTTGGCCGACGTTTATCCCGTTGTCGCCCCTCGGCACCTCGTAAGTCGAGTAGAATCTCAAACCATTAGCCTCCACTATCTTCCTCACCGTCTTCACGATAAGCTCGTTGAACGCAACACCACCGCTGATTCCAACGTTCTTGACGCCGAACTCCTTAGCTTTCTCCACTGCTATCTCCGCGAAAGCCCTTCCAAGGGCCAGGTGGACTGAATAGGCCACGTCCGCAGGAGAGGCATTGATCTCAAGTGCCTGCTGGAAGAGCTCCTCCACCTTTATCAGCTCGCCCTCCACAGGAACGCTGAAGCCGAGGTCGTTCTTGCCGCGCATGGCGAAGCTCTCAAGCTTCATTGCCGGCTCGCCTTCGTAGTGCCTTCTGTAGGCCACATTGAGCAGAACGGAGAAGGCATCGAGCACTCTACCCGTAGATGAGGCGTAGCTCGTGTTTACTTCCTTCGCCAACTGGGTGAGGACGACGTTGAACTCGACTTTTCCGTAGCGGAGGCTTTCGATGGCCTTTGGACAGCACTTCTCTATTACCTCTTCCAGCTCCTCTATGCCGTATACCTTGCTTAAAATTCCCATCAGAGCCCTCAGTGGGTAGTAGCTCGCCAAATCACCGCCGGGAAGCGGATAGTAATCGATGTGTGCCAGCCTTTCAACATCCTCGTAGGAGAGGTAGATCACCTCGCCGCCCCACGTGTGCCCGTCCGTTCCGTATCCGACTCCATCGACCGCTATGCCGACTATTTCGTCAAGGTTGTGCTCCGCCATGACCGAGGCTATGTGGGCGTAGTGGTGCTGGACCTGCAGGAACTCGACGCCGAGTTCGTTGGCCATTTCCATGGCGAGCTTGGTGGTGTTGTAGCTTGGATGGAGATCGGCCACGATTAAATCGAAGTCCCTAACCCTGAGAATCCTCTTGAAGTGCTCCACCGCCTCGCGCATGAACTCAAGGACTTCCACTTTCGACGTATTTCCTATGTACTGACTCGGATAAACCTTACCGTTTTTGGCCACTCCGAAGGCGTTCATGAGCTCTGCACCGACCGCCAATCCTCTGTAGTCAAAGGGAATCTCTATTGGAAGCGGGACGAAGCCGCGGGAGCGCCTTATAACCGCCCTCCTCCCATTGACGAACCTGACAACGCTGTCGTCGGCCCTGTTGAGTATCTTCCTGTTGTGGAGGAGGAAGTAGTCGGCAACGTCCTTCAGCTCCTCGAAGGCCTTCTCGTTGTCCTTGACCATTGGCATGCCCGGATAGTTGGCAGAGGTCATGACGTAAACCGGAGTCTTGGAGTAGTGGAAGAGGATGTAGTGGGTGCCGGCGTAGGGGAGCATCACACCGATGGTGTGCAAGCCGGGAGCTAGGTTTTCCGGAAGCGGGAAGGGCTCCTTCTTGCGGAGCGTCATGATGGGTCTTCTGTAGCTCTTCAGTTCCTCCAGCTCCTCCGGGGATATGAAGGCAAACTCCTCTATAGTTTCCACGTCCTTCGCCATTATTGCGAAGGGCTTTTGTGGCCTGTGGGTTCTCTTCCTTAGCTCGGCAACCACATCTTCCCTCGTCGCGTCGCAGGCTAGGTGGATTCCGCCGATTCCCTTGATGGCCACGATGTAGCCCCTATCTATTAGCTCCGCGGCCTTCTTCAGGGGGTCACCTATGAGCTCCTCACCGTCGTTGGTGTATAACCGGTAGCTCGGCCCGCAGACCGGACAGCAGACGGGCTCGGCGTGGTAGCGCCTGTTGAGAGGATCTTTGTACTCGCTCTCGCAGAAGTCGCACATCGGGAACTCTCTCATTGTTGTGTTCACGCGGTCATAGGGTAAATCCTCGATGATTGTGAACCTCGGTCCGCAGTTGGTGCAGACAATGAAGGGGTACATGTAGCGCTTGTTGGTTGGGTCGAAGAGCTCCCTTAGACAATCCTCGCATATGGCTATGTCAGGCGGGATTATCGAGTCTCCCCCGCTCCCTCCTTGGGAGCTCTTTTCGATGTAGAAGCGGTCAAAGCCCTGAATCGGGATCTCCTTCTTTTTAATCTTCTCGATCCTGGCCAGAGGGGGGAGCTTCTCCCTCAGATCTCGCAGAAACGCGTCTATATCCTTCTCATGACCCTCAACGACTATCTCAACACCTGCATCGCCGAGATTCTTGACGTAACCCCTTAAACCGTGCTCGTGAGCTATCCTGTAAACGAACGGCCGGAATCCGACGGCCTGAACGATGCCTTGAACGTGAAGTCTGTAGGCCTTCATTCCTCTCACCGCTTCCTTCTTGGTTTTTGCAGCCTTTATAGGTTTCTAAAACCAAAAGTTAAAAACTTGAGAGGAGTTTTGAACCTTTGGTGTCAGAACAAAGCCCCATATTTGTAGAAGATGCTGCATGTTCCCTCGTAGGACACCATGCATGGGCCTATTGGATGCCTTGGTGTGCATGTCTTGCCGAAGTGCGGGCACTGCGGTGGAAGTGCCAAGCCGCGCAGTATTGCCCCGCAGAGGCAGCC
This genomic window from Thermococcus sp. LS1 contains:
- the cdr gene encoding CoA-disulfide reductase encodes the protein MRKTVVIIGGGAAGMSAASRIKRLKPEWDVKVFEATEWVSHAPCGVPYVVEGISPKEKLMHYPPEVFIKKRGIDLHMKAEVIEVEQGSVRVREGDGEHTYEWDYLVFANGASPQVPPIEGTELKGVFTADLPPDAVAIKEYFEKNDVKNVVVIGTGYIALEMAEAFVAQGKNVTLIGRSERILRKTFDKEITDIVEEKLKAHLNLRLQELTMRIEGDGRVEKVVTDAAEYPADLVIIATGIKPNTELARQLGVRIGETGAIWTNEKMQTSVENVYAAGDVAETRHIITGRRVWIPLAPPGNKMGYVAGSNIAGKEITFPGVLGTSITKFLDLEIGKTGLTEAEAVKEGYDVRTAFIKAKTRPHYYPGAKEIYLKGVVDNETNRLLGVQAVGGEILPRIDAAAAMIQAGFTTKDVFFTDLAYAPPFAPVWDPLIVLARVLKF
- a CDS encoding MFS transporter, which codes for MSQRVSVAVRNAMVSNRYRYVPKMPRWFYSFVPFKVATGGSSALVSLYLLELGGNASTVGLTFALASLASMLGALFWGKLSDKTLRRKPFILLGFASVPVFLTLMAFVKTPAQLIAINTAYAFFLASTLSVPIALVLRSVRKHSWDYGIGKFNEISGWGWVLGLVLGFGLSRFLTIPQLFVAFALLGLPSVFMAQRMIREVPIYVNRKAIRAFGNYVIEKARYFPSFILHTNLSLPNGLKRFYISFLLFWIAAGLYFPQVPVLLTENGFTREIIYLALIVNSTIAALNYTRVGMSMGENKEGTLRKGLLLRTGAFVAITVGALISPALLPLAFVSYALAGYSWTFIGVSSTAIVSEKAGEKENGSAMGTYNVVSSAGYIAGSALGGYVVSAFGFGMTFGLGVALLGGSVLLLRR
- a CDS encoding DUF4405 domain-containing protein, whose translation is MSYKLRMWVSLTLFALWLITGITGIILLVAPLAAQFGLNLPVSLADTLHTYIGFAFFGLSFVHIALNWSAMKAYFRKLRS
- a CDS encoding radical SAM protein, which produces MIAFGPVPSRRLGKSLGVNNIPDKVCSYACVYCQIGRTLRMEVERRAFYEPEFIFEEVRKKVEAAEELGERIDYITFVPDGEPTLDANLGKEIELLKELGIPLAILTNSSLIWRDDVREELLSFDFVSLKLDAVSESLWRRIDRPHKSLSLEKILDGMLEFAADFTGKLVIESMLVNVDYGDEFKRIAEFLEELDPDKAYIAIPTRPPAESWVKPPSEETINDAFQAFAGVLGENRVEYLIGYEGNAFAFSGNVEEDILSITAVHPMREEAVRELLRKAHADWSVVEKLLRRGLLIELDYNGEKFYMRALESRRKP
- a CDS encoding potassium channel family protein, encoding MCEYTYESGKKCRLKSLEGSKYCALHIPYDEGERLFGEDIKRIKEEAFLKRLKEGQTYFEGVYLYEVKISEFRAEKPIVFKNSRIKTILFDDVTVPGITFYNSYAGRIVVFESKVGTLLVHGSNVFGLNILRVRFSNSIYVRNSSVRYLMINSTEYVGKAEKSEEEYGERKTATGRIELSNLDNVRRIGVNVRYPLMKRILEEHGITPSGSSERSVKATVLAFRDVRFDQSARFKRQVRLSVRHFHGQLVLENLNVFGHAEILGGRIKSPEFVHVIVMGNFIFRRVGFYGDATWNVTVLPHLPLELNVQGFVVVEDCRFNNPRMAEIFYRIARTSWERNGDLERADEYYYKEMVSRRQSRLTARVRGIKKVLLKLEATFEWLFADLTCKYGMDWKRPILLWLAAVNVFFPLLFFLTQSVEGISGNMGFLDYEYFSVVTATTLGYGDYHPVGVGRVIASVEALFGMFMWAVFLTVFARKYMR
- a CDS encoding ATP-NAD kinase family protein; amino-acid sequence: MKVGLIINPIAGMGGRVALKGTDGVVEEAIKRGARPVTSDLVRLFLEELSHYEEARSIEFLTGPNGLGEDVLREFNFPFEVIQHREISPREILGVKIPDTSSEDTRELARRMLGKVELIIFAGGDGTARDVHSAVDEKVPILGIPTGVKMYSGVFATSPEDAARVLVEWLRGRAKLVERGVKDIDENAYRHDEVKARLYGKALVPYVETLVQGSKEATPLDEEEELEAIAEALAEEILESDGIYFLGAGSTVKRIKEKLGIEGTLLGVDVVQVKDGEAELLVKDATEKDLLEFADRNPRIVVTVIGGLGFLFGRGNQQFSPEVLRRIPKENIIVVATPSKIENGTIRVYTGDKKVDEKLRGYIRVRVSPWMERMVRVI
- a CDS encoding cysteine desulfurase: MRIPEDVRKDIPLTSEVIYFDNTATSLTPKPVVEAMDEYYLKYRANVHRGVHRLSQMATHKYEESRKIVADFIGAKFEEIAFTKNTSESLNLAALGLEHIFKKGDKIVTTPYEHHSDLLPWQRLAEKLGLKLEFIEGDDEGNLDLSDAEKKIKGAKLVAVQHVSNALGVIHEVEELGKMAKDEGAIFVVDAAQSAGHMEVNVKKLHADFLAFSGHKGPMGPTGIGVLYIREEFFDTFEPPLIGGGTIEDVSLDGYKLTEPPERFEAGTPNIGGAIGLAAGIRYIERIGLGRIERQEHKLVKRTTEGLDELGVPWYGPKDLKKHAGVVSFNVPGLHPHDVAAILDDHNIMVRSGHHCALPVMKKLGINGTVRASFHVYNSLEEVETFLGVMEELVNGLKT